The genomic interval GAGGCGCTGATGGTCGACGTGGACGAAGAGAGGGTCAGCGACGAGCTCGGCGATCTGCTGTTTGCCACCGTCAATCTGGTGCGCCATCTGGGCAAGGATCCTGAGCAGGTGCTGCGGGGCGCCAACGCCAAGTTCGAACGCCGTTTTCGTCAGGTTGAGCAGTTTATTGCCGCGGAAGGGCTGAAAATGACCGATTGCACCCTGGAGAAGCTGGATGCAGCCTGGGGTCGGGCCAAGGAAACCGAGCAAAGTTGATTTGGCGCAAGACGAGGGGGCGGCGAGCCTGATAGATTTTTGTTCATTGTTTGGGAGAGGGGGTTTTGGTATACTGTTTCCCCGTCCTGCTTCATCCCCGAAGCACCCCTTAAAATTCCCTAAACTTCTTTCAGGTTCAGCATGACGACAAAATATATTTTTGTAACTGGTGGCGTTGTTTCATCCCTCGGCAAAGGCATTGCCGCAGCTTCTCTGGCAGCCATTCTGGAAGCCCGTGGTCTGGATGTGACCATCATGAAACTGGACCCCTATATCAACGTGGATCCGGGCACCATGAGCCCGACCCAGCACGGTGAAGTGTTCGTAACCGAGGACGGGGCCGAGACCGATCTGGATCTGGGCCACTACGAGCGTTTCATCCGCACCAAGATGACCCGTCGCAACAACTTCACCACCGGCCGCATCTATGCCGACGTGCTGCGCAAAGAGCGTCGTGGTGACTATCTGGGGGCCACCATCCAGGTCATCCCGCACATCACCAACGCCATCAAGGAGCGGGTGATTGCCGGCGCAGAAGGCCATCAGGTGGCCATCGTCGAAGTGGGCGGCACAGTGGGCGACATCGAGTCCCTGCCGTTCCTCGAAGCCATTCGTCAGCTGGCTGCCGAAGTGAGCCGCGACAATGCCATGTTCATGCACCTGACCCTGGTGCCTTACCTGGCCGCCGCTGGCGAGGTGAAGACCAAGCCGACCCAGCACTCAGTGAAAGAGCTGCTCTCCATCGGGATCCAGCCGGACGTGCTGATCTGCCGCTCCGATCGCGCCATCCCGGCCAACGAGCGTGCCAAGATCGCCCTGTTCTGCAACGTGCCAGAGCGCGCCGTCATCTCCATGAAGGACGTCGACTCCATCTACAAGATCCCGGCGCTGCTCAAGTCCCAGAATCTGGATGACTACTTCATCGCCCGTTTCGGCCTGGAGTGCAAGGAAGCCGATTTGTCCGAGTGGGAACAGGTGGTCTATGAAGAGGCCAACCCGACCGCAGAAGTGACCATCGGCATGGTCGGCAAATACGTTTCCCTGCCGGATGCCTACAAGTCCGTCAACGAGGCGCTCAAGCACGGTGGCCTGAAGACCCGTCTCTCCGTCAACATCAAGTTCATCGACTCCCAGGACATCGAGACCCGTGGCTCCGAGCTGCTGGAAGGTCTGGACGCTATCCTGGTCCCGGGTGGCTTCGGTGAGCGTGGCGTGGAAGGCAAAATCCTGGCCGCTCAGTATGCCCGTGAGAACAAGATCCCTTACCTGGGTATCTGTCTGGGGATGCAGGTTGCCATGATCGAGTTCGCTCGCAACGTGGCTGGCATGACAGGGGCTCACTCCTCCGAATTCAAGAAAGATTGCGCCTACCCGGTCGTCGGCCTCATCACCGAATGGGTGGATGAAGAAGGCAACGTCGAGACCCGCACCGAGAAATCCGATCTGGGCGGCACTATGCGTCTTGGTTCCCAGCTCTGCCACCTGGTGGAAGGTTCCAAGGTGCGTCAGATGTACGGCAGCCCGACCATTTATGAGCGTCACCGTCACCGTTATGAGGTGAACAACAAGCTGCTGCCGCAGATCGAAGCGGCGGGCTTGAAGGTCACCGGTCTCTCCGCCGACAAGAAGCTGGTGGAAATTATCGAGATTCCGGATCACCCTTGGTTCGTGGCGGCGCAGTTCCACCCGGAGTTCACCTCGACTCCCCGTGATGGCCACGCCCTGTTCGCCGGTTTTGTGAAGGCCGCCGGCGAGTATCAGAAGCGTAATCTGAAGTAATTGAAAATAAATGCGGTTGGGGCTCTGTGCCGCAGCCGCTTTTTTTGGCA from Aeromonas rivipollensis carries:
- the pyrG gene encoding glutamine hydrolyzing CTP synthase, whose protein sequence is MTTKYIFVTGGVVSSLGKGIAAASLAAILEARGLDVTIMKLDPYINVDPGTMSPTQHGEVFVTEDGAETDLDLGHYERFIRTKMTRRNNFTTGRIYADVLRKERRGDYLGATIQVIPHITNAIKERVIAGAEGHQVAIVEVGGTVGDIESLPFLEAIRQLAAEVSRDNAMFMHLTLVPYLAAAGEVKTKPTQHSVKELLSIGIQPDVLICRSDRAIPANERAKIALFCNVPERAVISMKDVDSIYKIPALLKSQNLDDYFIARFGLECKEADLSEWEQVVYEEANPTAEVTIGMVGKYVSLPDAYKSVNEALKHGGLKTRLSVNIKFIDSQDIETRGSELLEGLDAILVPGGFGERGVEGKILAAQYARENKIPYLGICLGMQVAMIEFARNVAGMTGAHSSEFKKDCAYPVVGLITEWVDEEGNVETRTEKSDLGGTMRLGSQLCHLVEGSKVRQMYGSPTIYERHRHRYEVNNKLLPQIEAAGLKVTGLSADKKLVEIIEIPDHPWFVAAQFHPEFTSTPRDGHALFAGFVKAAGEYQKRNLK